The sequence TCCAGCAGCTCGCGCAGCGTGGTGCCCATCGGGGCCTCGTACTGGCCCGGCCGGGTGACGTGGCCGGACAGGCTGTAGATCTTCGGCCCCGGCGACTTCTCGGTGCCCATCGAGCGGAACCACTCGACGCCGTTGTTGACGATGAACGGCACCGAGGCGATCGTCTCGACGTTGTTGATGACCGTCGGCGAGTTGTAGAGGCCGTGCGTCGCCGGGAAGGGCGGGCGCAGCCTCGGCTGGCCACGCCGGCCCTCCAGCGAGTCGAGCAGGGCCGTCTCCTCGCCGCAGATGTACGCGCCGGCGCCGGAGTGGATCACCAGGTCGAGGTCGAAGCCGCTGCCCAGGATGTTCGTCCCGAGGTAGCCGGCCCGGTAGGCCTCGGCCACCGCGTTGCGCAGCCGGCGGGCGGCGTGGATGAGCTCGCCGCGGACGTACACGTACGCGCGGTTCGCGCGGACCGCGAACGAGGCGACGATGATGCCCTCGATCAGCGAGTGCGGGTCCGTCATCATCAGCGGGGCGTCCTTGCAGGTGCCCGGCTCGCCCTCGTCGGCGTTGACGACCAGGTAGTGCGGCTTGCCGTCGCCCTGCGGGATGAAGCTCCACTTCATCCCGGTCGGGAAGCCGGCGCCGCCCCGGCCGCGCAGGCCGGAGTCCTTGACCATCTTGATGACCGCGTCGGGCCCGAGGTTGAACGCCGCCTGGACCGAGCTGTAACCGCCGTGCTCCGCATAGGTCTCCAGGGTCCAGATCCCGGGGACCTTCCAGTGCGCGGTGAGAACCGGGGTGACGGGCATCGTCACGCCCCCTTTGTCTTCGGGTCGGCAGGAGCGGCTGGCGTCGTTGTGTCGCCCGGCTGCGTCCCGGCGATCTCGCCCTGCCAGCCGGCCTGCTCGGCGACCGTCAGCCCGACGACCGACGGCTCCAGGAACCCGGTTCCGGCGACGCCCTCGGGCCGCGGGTCCTCGAACCCGGCGAGCTGGTAGGAGACCTCTTTGAAGGTGCACAGCGGGCCGCCCCGGGTGGGCAGGGGCCGCTCGCCGCGCGCCAGCGCCTCGACGATGCCCTCGGCCGCCTCCGTGTCGACGCCGTCATAGAACTCGTAGTTGACGGTCATGACCGGGGCGTAGTCGCAGGCCGCCAGGCACTCGGCGTGCTCCAGCGTGATCGTGCCGTCAGCGGTGGTCTGGTCGTGGCCGACGCCGAGCTTCTTCGACAGCCGGTCATAGACGTCCTGGCCGCCCACCAGGGAGCAGGACAGGTTCGTGCAGACGGAGACCAGCCAGTCGCCGACCGGGTGGCGCTTGTACATCGTGTAGAAGCTCGCGACCGCCTGGACCTCGGCCGCCGTGATGCCGAGCTGCCCCGCGCAGAAGTCGATGCCCTCGGCGGTGACGCAGCCTTCCTCGGCCTGCACCAGGTGCAGCAGCGGCAACAGGGCCGAACGCTGCCGCCCGACCGGGTACCGGGCGATGACCTCCGCCGCGGCGGCCACCGTCGCGGCGCTGAACGGCCCGGCTCCGGTCCCACGACCGGCCGCGGTGGGACTGGTCACGGCGTCGGGGACTGTCGGGACCTCGGACGGGGACAGCCCGTTCGTGGCTGCTCCAGAAAACGCTGCCATCAACGATCAACTCCCCCGAGCACCGGGTCGACCGAGGCGACCGCGACGATCACGTCGCCGACCTGCCCGCCCTCGGTCATCGCGGGCACCGCCTGCAGGTTGACGAAGCTTGGGTCGCGCACGTGGACGCGGTAGGGCCTGGTCCCGCCGTCGCTGACGACGTGGACGCCCAGCTCGCCGCGCGGGCCCTCGATCGCCGTGTAGACCTGGCCGGGCGGTACCCGGAAGCCCTCGGTGACCAGCTTGAAGTGGTGGATCAGGGCCTCCATCGAGGTACCCATGATCTTCCGGATGTGGTCGAGCGAGTTGCCCATGCCGTCGGAGCCGATGGACAGCTGCGCCGGCCAGGCGATCTTCTTGTCCGCGACCATGACCGGGCCGGGGCCGAGCTTCGACAGCTTGTCCAGGCACTGCTCGATGATCTTCAGGGACTCGGTCATCTCCTCCAGCCGCACCAGGTAGCGGGCGAAGGAGTCGGCCTCGGTGGCCGTCGGCACGTCGAACTCGTAGTTCTCGTAGCCGCAGTAGGGCATCGTCTTGCGCAGGTCCCACGGCAGGCCGGCGGCCCGCAGCAGCGGCCCGGTGACGCCCAGCGCGAGGCAGGCCGACGCGTCCAGGTAGTTGACGTCGATCATCCGGTTGCGCCAGATCGGCTGACCGGTCAGCAGCCGGTGGTACTCCTTGATCCGGCCGGGCATGTCCTTGAGGAACACCCGGATCGCCTTCTCGGCGCCGTCCGGCAGGTCCTGGGCGAGGCCACCGGGGCGGACGTACGCGTGGTTCATCCGCAGACCGGTGATCATCTCGAGCAGGTCGAGGATCTTCTCGCGCTCACGGAAGCCGACGATCATCGCGGTGGTGGCGCCGAGTTCCATGCCGGAGGTGGCGAGGCCGACCAGGTGCGAGGAGATCCGCTGCAGCTCCATCACCAGGACCCGGATGACGGTCGCCCGCTCGGGAACCTGGTCGGTGATGCCGAGCAGCTTCTCCACCGACAGGCAGTAGGCCGTCTCGGTGAACAGCGGCGAGAGGTAGTCCGCCCGGGTCAGGAAGGTGACCGCCTGGGTCCAGGTGCGGTACTCGCAGCTCTTCTCGATGCCGGTGTGCAGGTAGCCGATGACCAGCCGGGTCTGCCGGACCGTCTCACCCTCGATGTCGAGGACGAGGCGCAGCACGCCGTGCGTCGACGGGTGCTGCGGGCCCATGTTGACGACGATCGTCTCGGCGGCCTCTTCGCCGGCGCCGAGAACCTGCTCCCAGTCCCCACCTGTGACGGTGTAGACCCGGTTCGCGCCCGACTCCGTGAAGCCGGCCTCGTAAGGGGCGTGCGTTTCAGTACTCACGAGTAGCTCCGGCGCTTCTCGGGGGGCGGCACCTGGGCGCCCTTGTAGTCGACCGGGATGCCGCCGAGCGGGTAGTCCTTGCGCTGCGGGTGGCCGATCCAGTCGTCCGGCATCATGATCCGCGTCAGCGCGTGGTGGCCCTCGTAGACGATCCCGAAGAAGTCGTAGGTCTCCCGCTCGTGCCAGTCGGCGGTCGGCCAGACCGGCGTCAGGCTCGGCATCGTCGGGTCCTCGACCGACACCGACACCTCGACGCGGATCCGGCGCCGGTGGGTCAGCGACAGCAGGTGGGCGACGGAGTGCAGCCGCCGGCCGCTCGGGTCGTCCGGGTAGTCGGCACCGGAGAGCGACGAGAGCAGCTCGAAACGCAGCGCCGGGTCGTCGCGCAGGGTGCGGGCGACGTCGAGCAGCCGTTCCCGACGGACGTGGAGCGTCAGCTCGCCGCGGTCGACGACCACCAGCTCGATGGCCTCGTCCAGCCCGGCGAAGGCCCGCTCCAGCGCGTCGTAGATCGCGTCGGCGTGCTCGTCGCCGAACGGGCGCTCACTCGACGAGAGCACCCGGGCCGGGGCGACCAGCCCGCCGAAGCCGGAGGTGTCCCCGCTCCCCTTCGCGCCGAAGGCGTCGTGCCGGGCGCCCGCGCGGCCGTTGAGGCCGGCGCCACCGCCCTGTTCCAGGTCACTCATCAGCCCAGGTCCTCGGTCGTCGGTCCGGTGCCGCGGCCGTGGATGTCGTCCGTCGGCTCGGCGTCGAACAGCTCCGGGTCGAACGCCTCCGCGTTGGGCTGGCCGACCACCGGGAGCAGCTTGCGCCGGCCGAACACCGACGGCGGGGCGACGGCGGCGGGCCTGCGGTCGTTCAGCTCCGGTACGACGGCGCCGCGGCCGGCCGGCAGCGGGGCGCCCGCGGGCATCCGGAAGCGCTTGCGGTCGTTCACCGACAGCGTCCGGGTGTCGAGGCTGCCCTCGGGCAGCGCGGACTGGGCGGTGGCGACCTCGATCGGCTTCGGGTACGGCGAGCTGCCGATCTCGGTGCGGTCCAGCTTGCCGTCGACCGGCCCGGTCTGGATCTTCCGGTGGATCTTCATGATCGCGTCCATCAGCATCTCGGGCCGCGGCGGGCAGCCTGGGAGATACATGTCGACCGGGACGATGTGGTCGACGCCCTGGACGATCGCGTAGTTGTTGAACATGCCGCCGGAGCTGGCGCAGACGCCCATCGAGAGCACCCACTTGGGCTCGGGCATCTGGTCGTAGATCTGGCGCAGCACCGGGGCCATCTTCTGGCTGACCCGGCCGGCCACGATCATCAGGTCGGCCTGGCGGGGGCTCGCGCGGAAGACCTCCATGCCGAACCGCGCCAGGTCATAACGCGCGGCGCCGGTGCCCATCATCTCGATGGCGCAGCATGCCAGGCCGAAGGTCACCGGCCACAGCGACGACTTGCGGCCCATTCCGGCCAGCTTCTCGACACTGGCGAGAAGCACGCCGCTGGGCAGCTTCTCTTCTAGTCCCATTCCAGGCCTCCCCGCCGCCAGACGTAGGCGTAGGCGACGAACACCGTAGCCACGAACAGCACCATCTCGACGAGGCCGAACACGCCAAGCCCGCCGAAGGCGACCGCCCACGGGTACAGGAAGATGATCTCGATGTCGAAGACGATGAAGAGCATCGCGATGAGGTAGAACTTCACCGGGAAACGGCGGGGCCCGGCAGCCTGGGGCTCCGGCTCGATGCCGCACTCATACGCATCGAGCTTTGCCCGGTTGAACCGCTTCGGCCCGACCAGCATGCTGATCACGATCGACCCGCCCGCGAACGCTGTGGCGATCGCGATCAGGACGAGGATCGGCACGTAGTTGGAGAGCATGCCGAGCTCCTCTCTCCGGAGAAAATTTTGGCCGGCGGTGCGCCGGTTCGGTTCTGTTCCCTTATACGCCGCCCTGGCCGGACGGTCCTACTCGGTCCAGGTATCCACTCGCAAGGACGCGCATGGTCACACAATTGCGCACCGGCGCGGTCGTTTGCCTTCGGCACGCAATAAGCCCAGTACGGACGGACCTTTTGACCCACGTTGTTCGGATCACCACCGCGGTTTCCCTGCACGACATCCCCCAGACCGCCGGACGTGGCTTGCGCGTATCGCTGGCTCGGGCGAGGCCGGCCGCGGCACAGGCGACGTCTGGAACTAGGCGCTCGGGGCGAGCCGGCACAGCGCGTTGATCACCCGGTCGTGCGCATCACCTCCCCGCGGGTCAGTAAGGTTCGCCATGATCTTCAACATGAACCTCATGAGTACCGGGTGCGGGAGGCCGTACTTCGTGGCCAGCCGCATCACGGTCGGGTTGCCGATGAGGTTCACGAAGACGCGTCCGAGCGTGTAGTAGCCGCCGTAACGGGCCCGTACCGCCTCCGGGTACTGGAGCAGCGCCTTCTCCCGCCCCGCGTCCGCCGGCCGGGCCAGCGCCTGCGCGACCACCTCGGCCGCGAGCTCGCCGGACTCCATCGCGTACGCGATGCCCTCGCCGTTGAACGGGTTGACCATGCCGGCGGCGTCGCCGACGAGCAGCACACCGTCGGAGTAGTGCGGCGTGCGGTTGAAGCCCATCGGCAGCGCGCTGCCGCGCACCGGCCCGGTGGCGTTGTCCTCGGTGTAGCCCCACTCGGCGGGCAGCGCGGACAGCCAGCGGCGCAGCAGGTCCCGGTAGTCGGTGTTCCCGAAGGCCGGAGTGGTGTTCAGGATGCCGAGGCCGACGTTGCTGGTGCCGTCGCCCATGCCGAAGATCCAGCCGTAGCCGGGCAGCAGCCGGCTGGCGTTCGGCTTGCCCTCCCAGAGCTCCAGGTGCGACTCGAGGTAGTCGTCATGGGTGCGCGGGCTGCGGTAGTAGCGGCGGACCGCGACCCCGAGCGGCCGGTCGTCGCGCCGCCGGATGTCCATCGAGAGGGCGAGGCGGGCGCTGTTCCCGTCGGCGGCCACGACGACCGGGGCGCGGTAGGTCACCGGCTCCCTGTCGTCCCCGGACCGCGCCGTCACGCCGACGACGCGCCCGGTCCGGTCGTCCCGCACCGGGCCGGACACCGTGGTGTCCTCGCGCAGCCGGGCACCGGCCTTCTCGGCCGCCCTGGCGAGCAGCTCGTCGAAGTCCGCCCGCGGGCGGACGAGGCCGTAGTCCGGGAAGCTCGCCAGCTCGGGCCAGGGCAGCTCCAGGCGCAGGCCGCCACCGACGATCCGCAGGCCCTTGTTGCGGGCCCAGCCGGCCTCCTCGCCGGTCTCGATCCCCATCTTGACCAGGGCCGCGACCGCTCGCGGGGTCAGGCCGTCGCCGCAGACCTTGTCCCGCGGGAAGGTCGCCTTCTCCAGCAGCAACACGTCCAGGCCCGCGTTCGCCAGGTGGTACGCGGCGGCGGAGCCAGCCGGGCCGGCACCAACGACGATCACGTCGGCATCGGCGCCTGTCGCGCCGCCCGACGTCACCGTGGTCCCAGTCACCCGATGCTCCCCACCGACAACCGACTCCCCACCAGGTCCCACACCGATCCGCCTCCCTGAGCCTCCGCACGTCCTTCGCGGATCCTCCGGGGCGGACCGGCGGGAACCCCGGCCGTTCGCCGGTCGTTGCCCGCGTGTTCCTCACCACGCTCGTGAATTTCTTCACGAGCGTCCTGCCACGGCCGAGTGTAGGCGCTCACACCGCCATTGGCATCAACCAGGATGGTTCCGCTCCCAGACTGGCCGACCTCGCTCTTCGGACGACCACGAAGGGTCGCGGCGCTGCCACCTACGTCGCACGATGAGGCCCGATCGACGGCCGAGACGCCAAATCCGGCAGCTACACGACCACAGAGCCGTCGCGGGGTGGCCGGGGAGGCCCAG is a genomic window of Pseudofrankia inefficax containing:
- the nuoF gene encoding NADH-quinone oxidoreductase subunit NuoF; this translates as MPVTPVLTAHWKVPGIWTLETYAEHGGYSSVQAAFNLGPDAVIKMVKDSGLRGRGGAGFPTGMKWSFIPQGDGKPHYLVVNADEGEPGTCKDAPLMMTDPHSLIEGIIVASFAVRANRAYVYVRGELIHAARRLRNAVAEAYRAGYLGTNILGSGFDLDLVIHSGAGAYICGEETALLDSLEGRRGQPRLRPPFPATHGLYNSPTVINNVETIASVPFIVNNGVEWFRSMGTEKSPGPKIYSLSGHVTRPGQYEAPMGTTLRELLELAGGVRGGRALKAWTPGGSSTPMLTAEHLDVPLDFDGVAAAGSLLGTAALMIMDDTVDMVPVVRRLTQFYAHESCGKCTPCREGTPWLVQILSRMERGQGDPRDIDTLTDACDNIFGRAFCALADGAVSPIVSGIKHFPEEFAAAAKPREQAPSSNGVAPGSPSALAGAH
- the nuoE gene encoding NADH-quinone oxidoreductase subunit NuoE, which encodes MAAFSGAATNGLSPSEVPTVPDAVTSPTAAGRGTGAGPFSAATVAAAAEVIARYPVGRQRSALLPLLHLVQAEEGCVTAEGIDFCAGQLGITAAEVQAVASFYTMYKRHPVGDWLVSVCTNLSCSLVGGQDVYDRLSKKLGVGHDQTTADGTITLEHAECLAACDYAPVMTVNYEFYDGVDTEAAEGIVEALARGERPLPTRGGPLCTFKEVSYQLAGFEDPRPEGVAGTGFLEPSVVGLTVAEQAGWQGEIAGTQPGDTTTPAAPADPKTKGA
- a CDS encoding NADH-quinone oxidoreductase subunit D; the protein is MSTETHAPYEAGFTESGANRVYTVTGGDWEQVLGAGEEAAETIVVNMGPQHPSTHGVLRLVLDIEGETVRQTRLVIGYLHTGIEKSCEYRTWTQAVTFLTRADYLSPLFTETAYCLSVEKLLGITDQVPERATVIRVLVMELQRISSHLVGLATSGMELGATTAMIVGFREREKILDLLEMITGLRMNHAYVRPGGLAQDLPDGAEKAIRVFLKDMPGRIKEYHRLLTGQPIWRNRMIDVNYLDASACLALGVTGPLLRAAGLPWDLRKTMPYCGYENYEFDVPTATEADSFARYLVRLEEMTESLKIIEQCLDKLSKLGPGPVMVADKKIAWPAQLSIGSDGMGNSLDHIRKIMGTSMEALIHHFKLVTEGFRVPPGQVYTAIEGPRGELGVHVVSDGGTRPYRVHVRDPSFVNLQAVPAMTEGGQVGDVIVAVASVDPVLGGVDR
- a CDS encoding NADH-quinone oxidoreductase subunit C, which encodes MSDLEQGGGAGLNGRAGARHDAFGAKGSGDTSGFGGLVAPARVLSSSERPFGDEHADAIYDALERAFAGLDEAIELVVVDRGELTLHVRRERLLDVARTLRDDPALRFELLSSLSGADYPDDPSGRRLHSVAHLLSLTHRRRIRVEVSVSVEDPTMPSLTPVWPTADWHERETYDFFGIVYEGHHALTRIMMPDDWIGHPQRKDYPLGGIPVDYKGAQVPPPEKRRSYS
- a CDS encoding NuoB/complex I 20 kDa subunit family protein; protein product: MGLEEKLPSGVLLASVEKLAGMGRKSSLWPVTFGLACCAIEMMGTGAARYDLARFGMEVFRASPRQADLMIVAGRVSQKMAPVLRQIYDQMPEPKWVLSMGVCASSGGMFNNYAIVQGVDHIVPVDMYLPGCPPRPEMLMDAIMKIHRKIQTGPVDGKLDRTEIGSSPYPKPIEVATAQSALPEGSLDTRTLSVNDRKRFRMPAGAPLPAGRGAVVPELNDRRPAAVAPPSVFGRRKLLPVVGQPNAEAFDPELFDAEPTDDIHGRGTGPTTEDLG
- a CDS encoding NADH-quinone oxidoreductase subunit A, with product MLSNYVPILVLIAIATAFAGGSIVISMLVGPKRFNRAKLDAYECGIEPEPQAAGPRRFPVKFYLIAMLFIVFDIEIIFLYPWAVAFGGLGVFGLVEMVLFVATVFVAYAYVWRRGGLEWD
- a CDS encoding geranylgeranyl reductase family protein, with product MTGTTVTSGGATGADADVIVVGAGPAGSAAAYHLANAGLDVLLLEKATFPRDKVCGDGLTPRAVAALVKMGIETGEEAGWARNKGLRIVGGGLRLELPWPELASFPDYGLVRPRADFDELLARAAEKAGARLREDTTVSGPVRDDRTGRVVGVTARSGDDREPVTYRAPVVVAADGNSARLALSMDIRRRDDRPLGVAVRRYYRSPRTHDDYLESHLELWEGKPNASRLLPGYGWIFGMGDGTSNVGLGILNTTPAFGNTDYRDLLRRWLSALPAEWGYTEDNATGPVRGSALPMGFNRTPHYSDGVLLVGDAAGMVNPFNGEGIAYAMESGELAAEVVAQALARPADAGREKALLQYPEAVRARYGGYYTLGRVFVNLIGNPTVMRLATKYGLPHPVLMRFMLKIMANLTDPRGGDAHDRVINALCRLAPSA